The genomic interval TCCTAAATTCAAAAGTAAACAGAATCACCGGAAGTCCTATAAGAGCAAGATGAGCATTTCAATCCGCGACAAAACTGTGAAACTCCCGAAATTGGGCTTCGTTGCATGCCGTGTCAGCAAACAAATTGAGGGCAGAATACTCAGCGCGACAGTTTCTCAGAATCCTTCCGGCAAATACTTTGTGTCGCTCTGCTGCACCGGGGTCGAGAGTAAGCCGTTGACAAAAACAGGCTTAAGCATCGGAATCGACTTAGGTATGAAAGACTTCGTTGTTACGTCCGACACACCTCCATTTCCGAATCACAAATTTCTCGCCAAGTCCTTAGAAAAACTTCGCCTATTTCAACGCTTACTATCCCGAAAAACAAAGGGTAGCAACAACTGGAACAAGGCAAGAATCAAAGTGGCAAGACTCCATGAACAAGTTGCAAATCAGAGAAGTGATCTGCAGCTTACGCTTTCTACACAGCTCATTCAAGACTATGATCTCATTGCGATTGAAGATTTAACCGTCAAAAATATGGTCAAAAATCGGAGACTGGCGAGATCAGTCAGTGATGTGTCGTGGAGTGAATTTGTCCGACAGTTGGAGTATAAGGCTGTATGGTATGGCAAGCGGGTTGTTAGAGTGGATCAATACTTCCCTTCAAGTCAACTTTGCTCTGCATGCGGATATCAAAATCCCGAAACGAAAAATCTTGCCATTCGCAACCGGACTTGTCCTGTCTGTGGAGCAGTTCACGACAGAGATGTGAACGCAGCAATCAACATTTTGCATGAAGGGATACCGGTTAGTCACTACTTAAAAAACAGGTAATACCGTGGGATGCACGGAAATTCACGCTTGAGGAGATTGCATCAACTTCGCTGGAAGCCATGCAGCGGTCGATTAACCAAGAATCCCCTTGCTTTAGCTATGGGGATTGTCAACTCTGCTCTCCAATAGTTTCAGGTCACTGTCAATGATCGGAACGAAGGATATCGCCTGATCGGATTACCCCTGCTGCTTGCTCCCCTGCGCTTTTACGGGTTTTCCCCCGGTAGAAGCTGCCCAAACCGTTACGTTCCAGCGGGAGTATCGCAGTAAAAAAGCTGATTTGGGCATACAGCTGATCAGGGTATGGCGGAACTGACGGCTGCTTTGCAAAGCGCAGGCAAAACGCTGCCGCGCAAATCCTTTTCCACCAATCAGAGAAAGCGGGATATCAAATGAATCAAGTCGCAGCTTTGCCGCCGCAGTGGCTGAAAAAAGCCAAAGTGCTTATCTTGGATCTGGATGGCACCATCTATCTGGGCGGACGGCTTTTCCCTTTTACGCAGCGCTCTTTACAGGAAATCAGCGACAGCGGCCGGCGTTATGTCTTTTTCACCAACAATTCTTCCCGCAGTGTGACGGATTATCGGGAAAAATTGGCATCTATGGGCGTCAAAACCGCAGAGAATCAGCTCTATAACGCAACACAGGTTTTATTAGAGGTTTTGCAGCAAAGACAGACAATCCCTACTGTTTTTGTAGTCGGTACGCAAAGCTTGCAAAAAGAATTCAGCCGGGCGGGATTTCAATGCAGTACGGCTGCCGATCTTGTCGTCCTGGGTTTTGATACGGAGCTGACCTATGATAAAGTAAAGACAGCCTGCGATTTAATTCGGCAGGGAGTGCCGGTCGTCGGGATCAATCCGGACTTGAATTGCCCGGTGGAGAACGGCTTTCTGCCCGATTGCGGTTCCATTGCCGCCCTGATCACGGCTTCGACCGCTGTCAAAGTGGAGTTTTACGGCAAACCGAGCCGCTCTACCTTGGAGTTTCTCCTACGAAAAACCGGCGTCCGCGAGGAAGAGCTCATTTTTGTCGGTGACCGCCTTTATACGGATATCGCGATCACAGAGGGCAGCCGGGCGCACAGTGTTTTGGTTTATTCCGGTGAGACAAAAAAAGGCTCCGCCGAAAATTCGCAGTGCAAGCCGGATTTGGCTTGCGCAAATTTGGCAGAGCTGACTGCGCTGCTGAAAAAAGCAGACGGTTAAATGTTGATCCCTTTTAAGAAAAGCTCCGTGTTAAAATACTTGGCAGCATCGTCAATCAAAAGCGCTTCTGCCGTTAAAAATTTTATCAGCAGGCGGGCGCTGCCTTTACCGCCGCCGGCACCGGGTGCGGCAACGAGGGCGCAGGAGAACTCGCTGCCGCGCAGCGCGATGCTGTAACGTTCCTCACTGTAAAATAAGAAGGGCGAACGGAGCTTGACACAAGTCAGCGGCGTCAGCTGAACTTGTTCGATCTCGCTGACGGCGGTGCGGTTCGACTTGATCACCAGATCAAAGCAGCCGCTGAAGCCAAAATAGACGGCCAGTTGATCCGCCGCTTCCAGACCAATAATCCGGCCGGCGTGATCAGCAAACCTAGGCGGCAGACGCGCGCCGTTGTCATTGCTGAGGTCGAGCACTTCCCTTTGCTTCATTAATTGGCGTTCAAGCCGGCTGAGAACCTGAGAGACACCGTTCTGTTCTTTCTCCGCCAGAAAAGCAATATCCGCCGCCGTTAAGCTGGAAAAAAGCAGACTGGGGATCTGGTAAAACTCTCCCAGATACTGCAGATTCAAAGGCTGAGAAAAATGGATCGCCCGGTAGACGGAGGCGGGAATGAAGTCGGCATTTTGATTTTTCAAGAGGGTTGCTTCCTTTCTTACATCATTACCATTTGATTGACAATCAGGCTGAAGCGCAGTTTCAAAAATTCTGCGGCGCGGCGGCAGAGCAGCATGCGGCTGATGAAAATCTCAAAATACTCCATCGGCGGGCAGATTTGGGGGTCGATGGTGATATTCAATGTGATCAGGTTTTTTTCCGCTTCGATCAGCACATCGCAATGCTCCACCGCATAATTGACCCGGTCATGAATATCAAAAGCAGTCGTATTCCGGTTACGCACGCGGCTGCGGCGCACATCACTCTTGTCGGCGATGATCAAAGCGGCGCTGATCGGGTTGACTGCGACCGCAGTCGCTTCGTCATGCGTGCCGATGGCGGAGACGATCAAAGCAATTTCATCTGCCGGCAGCGCCAGATTTTGCAGCAGAGTGAAGGCCATAATACCACCGCTGTGCGCATGATCCACCCGGTTGACCAAATTGCCGATATCATGCATATAACCCGCAATTTGGGCTAATTCCACCATCCTCGCGCTGTAACCTAAGGCTGCGAGAATTTTAGCGGCGCGGTCGGCGCTCAGCAAAGCGTGAGGAAAGGAATGCTCGGTATAACCGAGTTCCTTCATCATCTGATCGCTTTGTTCGATGTAGGTATGCAAACTTAAGTTTTCTTTAACTTGTGCAAAAGTGACCATAGCTTTTGTGTTCTCCTTTGAGTTCCTCTGCTTCTATTATACTTGTTTTTATGTTTCTGACAAGTGGCATCCGAAAAATCAGCGCGGATCAGCCAATCCGGCGGCCGGCCGCGAAATTGTTTTTGCCTAAAAGGAACGGGAACCTAAAAACCGCTTCGACTAGGTCCAATGGCAAAGAATTTTCAGCGACACCTTGCAAAAGCAAGCAGGAGACGGTCTTTTTCTTCTCGAATGATAAGTAGCATCAACCGCAAGGAGGAAATTGACATGGAGAAAATCTATCAGGGCATCCGGGCTGCCGTCGAAGCGGACAAAGAGCGACTGTTTGAAATCAACGATGCAATTTACGCCCATCCGGAATTGGGCAATCAGGAATTCTATGCTGCCGATCGTTTGACCGCAGCGCTGCAGACGGCAGGTTTTAGCGTTGAACGTCCTTACCGCGAGATCGCCACCGGGTTTCGTGCGACCTACGATACCGGTAAGCCGGGTCCCACCCTGGCTATCATGGGTGAATATGATGCCTTGCCGGATATCGGCCACGGCTGCGGGCACAATATGATCGGGACGATCGCGCTGGGTACCGCTTGTGCCCTGGCAGAAAATGCAGCGGCTCTGCGCGGTAAAATTGTGATGCTGGGGACTCCCGCGGAAGAAACCAACGGAGCAAAAGTCGTCTATGCGGCGACCAATGTCTTTGACGATATCGATGCTGCGATGATCGTGCATCCCGGCAGCGAAAATGCGCTCGGCTCGACATCTCTCGCTTTGGAACCGCTGGAGTTTATCTTTCATGGCAAGACTTGTCATGCTTCCGGCAATCCGGAAGACGGTATCAACGCATTGGACGGCGCTATCCTGACCTTTCAGAACATCAATGCGCTGCGTCAGCATGTGACTTCGGATATTCGCATCCATGGTGTGATAACGGAAGGCGGCAAGACACCCAATGTCACGCCGGACTATGCGGTCGCCCGTTTCTATGTGCGCGGTAAAAAACGCGATTATCTGGATACCATCGTGGAAAAAGTAAAAAACTGCGCCCGCGCCGCTGCTTTGGCGACCGGCTGCAGTCTGGAAATCAGGACCTACGAATTTCCCAATGACAATATGCGCCCCAATGTGCGGATGACCGCTGTCTGGGAAAAGCATCTGCGCGCTCTTGGTATCACTGAATTCAAACCGCTCGATTTGACGGCAGCCGGAGGTTCCACCGACTGCGGCAATGTTTCACAGAAACTGCCGGCAATTCATCCCCATATCGGCATTACCGGCGGAGTCAAGGTCAGCGGGCACAGCCGCGAATTTGCCGCGGCTACGCAGACCGAAGCGGGACACGCCGCCATGCTGGTTGCCGTCAAAGGCGCTGCCTGCACGCTGGCGGATCTCTTGATGAATGACGCGCTTTTACAGGAAGTCAAAGACGAATTCAATCAGCGCTGAGATTCTGTGATCAATGCAGCAAAGAGCCAAAACCAGGCGGTCCGTCGGCCTTCTTCCGGGTGATACCCGCCGCAAAGCCCATTTCGCAGCGTACAGGATGAGGAAAGCGAAGCAAAAAGCGATTCGCTTATTACAGATCCTTTGGGATTTTTAACGCTACTTTGCGCAACGGTGTCGGGACAGAGGACCAAAAGTGCCAATGTTTTATTGCGGCGCCGCTATTTACAATCGATTGAAAGTATCACCGGTGACCGGCAGCTTGTCTTTTGATCGCCAAGGGACAGCAAACCAAAGATAGCCTGGGGAAATTCGTTTTTCCGGTGTTGAACAATCTGACGGACTTGCTCTCCGTCCTCTGACCGGAGATTATTGCAAAGGGCTGCAGCAAAAAAAATCGCTGCTGCCCCGCTGCCTTGGTACCTGAAAGCGATGTTTCGGGATACCCGGCGCAACGTGGAAGGTGGGGACGAAACCTCCTAAAAAGCACAAGCCGAGTAAACGGGCAGCGTCAACAAACTGATGTGGAAACCATTACTCGACTTCTTTATTACGGAACGGGCCGATGGGCGTGTGCGCGGAGGAATTCCGGCTCATAGCCATCGGCCTGTTTTTAGATTTTTGGATTTGCCCCAAGCATTGGCATGAAATTGAAAAGCAAAAGAAAACCCGAACGATCGATAATATCCTTCCGCTGGGAATATGGGGTGAATTGAAATATGCGTGTACTTGCTATATAATTCAAAATATGGCTGCCAAGACTGATTTCCGCATCTTATCCTCCCCAAACGCACCTTATCCAATATCGCTTGCTCCCGAAACAAAGTGCATTTATACTTGGGGTATAAATCAAATTGGAGGGTGAAATTATGGGAATACTTACATTGGCTTTATTGTTCGCGCTGGAGACATTTTTTCTTGTTTGGGCAATCAAAACAAAGAACAATCACAGGGAAGAAAAAGCAATAACCAGCATCGGCTTGCTGGCTTTTTTCGGTCTACTGCTTGTCACAGGGGTTTATGAATGGAGCTTTCGCTATGTGGCTTTTTTGCCCGTGTTGGTTATACAGGCTATTATCAGCGCGATCATACTCGTCAGAAAGAGAGAAAAGGAATACCGGCTAAAAAGAAACATCCTTCGTTTCGTAAAGAACTGTTTTATTTTTGCCTTCGCCCTATCTCTTGCCATTCTCTGTCCTCAATACGAGCAGCCGGAAACGACCGGTGCATATGAAGTGGCGACAGCAAAATACACCTGGACCGATTATAGCAGGGTGGATGAGTTTTCGGAGTCTGGTGAAAACAGGGCTTTGACTGTTGAATTCTGGTATCCGGAGACCGTGGATGAGACATATCCCCTTGTCGTTTTTTCTCACGGTGCGTTTGGATTTTCCGGAAGCAACTACTCCACGTTTGCCGAGCTTGCCTCCAACGGATATGTCGTAGCAAGCATCGGACACACCTACCAGGCTTTTTATACGATGGATACAAACGGAAAACTCACCATTGTAGACACCGATTTTATTTATAAAGCGGTTGAAATTAACGCCGTTAACGATACTCAACACGAAGAAGAGATTTACAATACCACAAAAGAGTGGATGAAGCTTCGTACCGATGATGAAAACTTCGTTATTAACATGATACTTTCTGAATGCGGCAGCAATAAGTCTGATTCGATTTTTTCTATCATCAATACAGAAAAAATCGGTCTGATGGGCCACTCCCTCGGAGGGGCGGCATCCGCGCAGATCGGCAGGATTCGTAATGATATTGATGCTGTCATCGTCCTTGACGGAACAATGCTGGGCGAAGAGACGGCATTCGAAAACAATGCTGTGGTATTAAATGCAACACCATATCCGATTCCACTTTTGAATGTGTATGCGGAAGATCATTACACAAATTCAATGGAGCTTGTCGGAGACGCCTATAATAATTTTTATGCGACACGAAACGCTCTCTGCGCATATGAGACGGTGTTTCAAGGGGCCGGACATTTGAACTTTACCGACCTGTCTCTATTTTCCCCGGCGCTTGCCGAAATGCTTGGCGTAGGCACGGTTGACGCGAGGTATTGTATTGAAACAATGAACGAAGTTGTGCTGGAATTTTTCAACGGTTATTTAAAAGAAGCGGGAGAACCGAAAATCGAAAAGGAATATTAAACTATGAAAGTACGAATCAGGCAAATTAGTGATAAGACAGACGAGTGTCTCATTATAGAATGCGTTGAGGTTACACCCGATATCGAGAGCATACGGTCGTATGCTCTCTCCAAGGGTATGATATTAACGGGAAGTATGGACGAACGTACATATCAGTTCAATCTCTCCGATGTTTTCTATTTTGAGGCGGTTGACGAGCGGGTCTTCGCCTATACAAAGGGCAGGTCGTATGAACTCAAAATCCGTTTGTATGAGCTTGAAAATGCCTATGCGGATAAACATTTTATACGATGCTCGAAATCCTTTGTTATTAACCTGATAAAGCTTGAAAGTATAAGCCCGGCTCTAAATGGGCGGTTTACGGCGCATATGAAAAATGGTGAAAAAATCATTATTTCACGACAGTATGTGCCTGAAATGAAGCGCGCTGTGTTGGGAGGGATAGGAGATGGACTTTAAAACTTTTTTTGTGAAAAAGGTTATGATGAGCTTTTTTGTGTCGGTTACCTGCATTTGTACGGCTATGGCTTTGATTGGAATAGGATTTGAACCCAATACCCGTTTTGGTTATGAAGCGTTTTTATCACCTCTTATCTTTGGCGCACTTGCATCGATTCCCACGCTTGTGACATACTCAAGGAAAGAATTGTCCTTTCAGCTAGCCGCAATGAGAAATGCGATCCATTTTCTTTTGCTTGAAGCAGTTATACTTTCGGTTCTCTATTTCGGAGGAATGCTCACAA from Negativicutes bacterium carries:
- a CDS encoding M20 family metallopeptidase; amino-acid sequence: MEKIYQGIRAAVEADKERLFEINDAIYAHPELGNQEFYAADRLTAALQTAGFSVERPYREIATGFRATYDTGKPGPTLAIMGEYDALPDIGHGCGHNMIGTIALGTACALAENAAALRGKIVMLGTPAEETNGAKVVYAATNVFDDIDAAMIVHPGSENALGSTSLALEPLEFIFHGKTCHASGNPEDGINALDGAILTFQNINALRQHVTSDIRIHGVITEGGKTPNVTPDYAVARFYVRGKKRDYLDTIVEKVKNCARAAALATGCSLEIRTYEFPNDNMRPNVRMTAVWEKHLRALGITEFKPLDLTAAGGSTDCGNVSQKLPAIHPHIGITGGVKVSGHSREFAAATQTEAGHAAMLVAVKGAACTLADLLMNDALLQEVKDEFNQR
- a CDS encoding HAD-IIA family hydrolase, translated to MNQVAALPPQWLKKAKVLILDLDGTIYLGGRLFPFTQRSLQEISDSGRRYVFFTNNSSRSVTDYREKLASMGVKTAENQLYNATQVLLEVLQQRQTIPTVFVVGTQSLQKEFSRAGFQCSTAADLVVLGFDTELTYDKVKTACDLIRQGVPVVGINPDLNCPVENGFLPDCGSIAALITASTAVKVEFYGKPSRSTLEFLLRKTGVREEELIFVGDRLYTDIAITEGSRAHSVLVYSGETKKGSAENSQCKPDLACANLAELTALLKKADG
- a CDS encoding LytTR family transcriptional regulator DNA-binding domain-containing protein, translated to MDERTYQFNLSDVFYFEAVDERVFAYTKGRSYELKIRLYELENAYADKHFIRCSKSFVINLIKLESISPALNGRFTAHMKNGEKIIISRQYVPEMKRAVLGGIGDGL
- a CDS encoding DUF3021 family protein — its product is MDFKTFFVKKVMMSFFVSVTCICTAMALIGIGFEPNTRFGYEAFLSPLIFGALASIPTLVTYSRKELSFQLAAMRNAIHFLLLEAVILSVLYFGGMLTSVAMAISLGISIFVIDLTVNLVLWINDKRIAKEFNSALKKLQNDYETANS
- a CDS encoding HD domain-containing protein, producing the protein MVTFAQVKENLSLHTYIEQSDQMMKELGYTEHSFPHALLSADRAAKILAALGYSARMVELAQIAGYMHDIGNLVNRVDHAHSGGIMAFTLLQNLALPADEIALIVSAIGTHDEATAVAVNPISAALIIADKSDVRRSRVRNRNTTAFDIHDRVNYAVEHCDVLIEAEKNLITLNITIDPQICPPMEYFEIFISRMLLCRRAAEFLKLRFSLIVNQMVMM